From one Microbacterium aurum genomic stretch:
- a CDS encoding Hsp20/alpha crystallin family protein: MATYDPFRDLDRLASSLFETRRGPRRMPMDLYRDGDHYVLSADLPGIDPGSVDIDVDGQLLTIRAERTLSEGEGVKWITRERETASFLRQLNLGQGIDTDGIAATYSNGVLTVTIPVSEKAKPRKVQVVADAAAPTIQAHESTQEPQPVEQ, from the coding sequence ATGGCCACGTACGACCCGTTCCGTGACCTCGACCGCCTCGCGTCGAGCCTCTTCGAGACGCGCCGCGGCCCGCGCCGCATGCCGATGGACCTCTACCGCGACGGCGACCACTACGTCCTGAGCGCCGACCTGCCGGGCATCGACCCGGGCTCGGTCGACATCGACGTGGACGGCCAGCTGCTCACAATCCGCGCCGAGCGCACCCTCAGCGAGGGCGAGGGCGTCAAGTGGATCACGCGCGAGCGTGAGACCGCGAGCTTCCTGCGCCAGCTGAACCTCGGCCAGGGCATCGACACCGACGGCATCGCCGCGACCTACAGCAACGGCGTCCTGACCGTCACGATCCCCGTGAGCGAGAAGGCCAAGCCCCGCAAGGTGCAGGTGGTGGCGGATGCCGCGGCCCCGACCATACAGGCCCACGAGAGCACCCAGGAGCCGCAGCCCGTCGAGCAGTGA
- a CDS encoding L-serine ammonia-lyase, iron-sulfur-dependent, subunit alpha: MSAYVSAFELFSIGVGPSSSHTVGPLRAARDFARRAAAIDGVARVTCTLYGSLGATGIGHGTPDAVVAGLQGHEPETVDPADVRAAWTTWNDGDALLLDGRIPVPFARADISFAPRTRLPGHPNAMTLRALDAAGGVLVEETYYSIGGGFIRREGEDAAVAAASAPFPFATAAQLLDVCDEHGLTIAEVARCNEEALRPEVEVAAGLDAIWDAMAACVDAGLHADGVLPGMLKVKRRAGAIRAQLDAASAGGGRELPGEWLGAFALAVNEENAAGGRVVTAPTNGAAGILPAVAMYWWRFLADSGLGAENAVTPYGELVGSALLGLHGADPVAADAGVAASVAEANRRRGIRRFLLTATALGSLFKANASISGAEGGCQAEVGSACAMAAGGLTAVMGGTNRQIENAAEIAMEHHLGLTCDPVGGLVQIPCIERNAIAASTAVTAARLALRGDGSHYVPLDAVVETMRQTGIDMSTKYKETSEGGLAVNVVEC; the protein is encoded by the coding sequence ATGAGCGCCTACGTCTCGGCGTTCGAGCTGTTCTCCATCGGCGTAGGACCCTCGAGCTCCCACACGGTCGGCCCGCTGCGGGCGGCCCGCGACTTCGCGCGCCGCGCGGCCGCCATCGACGGGGTCGCCCGGGTGACGTGCACGCTGTACGGATCGCTCGGCGCGACCGGCATCGGGCACGGCACGCCGGATGCCGTCGTCGCCGGCCTGCAGGGCCACGAACCCGAGACGGTGGATCCCGCCGACGTGCGCGCCGCGTGGACGACCTGGAACGATGGCGACGCCCTGCTGCTCGACGGCCGCATCCCGGTGCCGTTCGCCCGGGCCGACATCTCCTTCGCCCCGCGCACGCGCCTGCCGGGCCACCCCAACGCGATGACCCTCCGCGCGCTCGATGCGGCGGGCGGGGTGCTCGTCGAGGAGACGTACTACTCGATCGGCGGCGGCTTCATCCGGCGGGAAGGCGAGGACGCGGCGGTGGCCGCGGCATCCGCCCCGTTCCCCTTCGCCACGGCGGCGCAGCTGCTAGACGTGTGCGACGAGCACGGCCTCACGATCGCGGAGGTCGCGCGGTGCAACGAGGAGGCGCTGCGCCCGGAGGTCGAGGTCGCCGCCGGCCTCGATGCCATCTGGGATGCGATGGCCGCCTGCGTCGACGCGGGCCTGCACGCCGACGGCGTGCTCCCCGGGATGCTGAAGGTGAAGCGGCGGGCCGGCGCGATCCGCGCGCAGCTCGACGCGGCCTCGGCCGGCGGCGGACGGGAGCTGCCGGGGGAGTGGCTGGGCGCGTTCGCGCTCGCCGTCAACGAGGAGAACGCCGCGGGTGGTCGCGTCGTGACCGCCCCGACCAACGGCGCCGCCGGCATCCTGCCCGCCGTCGCGATGTACTGGTGGCGCTTCCTGGCCGACTCGGGCCTCGGCGCCGAGAACGCCGTCACTCCGTACGGCGAGCTGGTGGGCTCGGCGCTGCTCGGGCTGCACGGGGCCGACCCCGTCGCGGCGGATGCCGGGGTCGCGGCATCCGTCGCCGAGGCGAATCGTCGCCGCGGCATCCGCCGGTTCCTGCTGACGGCGACGGCGCTCGGGTCGCTGTTCAAGGCGAACGCATCGATCTCGGGGGCCGAAGGCGGCTGCCAGGCCGAGGTCGGGTCGGCCTGCGCGATGGCGGCGGGCGGACTCACGGCCGTCATGGGCGGCACCAACCGGCAGATCGAGAACGCCGCCGAGATCGCGATGGAGCACCACCTGGGCCTCACGTGCGACCCCGTCGGCGGGCTGGTGCAGATCCCCTGCATCGAGCGCAACGCCATCGCCGCCTCGACCGCCGTGACCGCCGCGCGGCTCGCCCTGCGGGGCGACGGCAGCCACTACGTGCCGCTCGACGCCGTCGTCGAGACGATGCGCCAGACCGGGATCGACATGTCCACGAAGTACAAGGAGACCAGCGAGGGCGGTCTCGCGGTCAACGTCGTGGAGTGCTGA
- a CDS encoding GHKL domain-containing protein, with product MPLAGPVERSKSTTCRTCAHRRHGYGLRNIETAALAYNGTVTVSADDRWFSLRVLFPQQDA from the coding sequence ATGCCGCTCGCGGGCCCGGTGGAACGCTCGAAGAGCACCACCTGCCGCACCTGCGCGCACCGGCGCCACGGGTACGGGCTGCGCAACATCGAGACGGCGGCGCTGGCGTACAACGGCACCGTGACGGTGAGCGCGGACGACCGGTGGTTCTCGCTGCGGGTGCTCTTCCCGCAGCAGGATGCGTAG
- a CDS encoding MarR family winged helix-turn-helix transcriptional regulator, translating to MTDRRLAIAAWESLFRAQHEVLHEISGDFCEDDLTQAEYDVLLTVTRGDDHAARLRDVTANMLISQPSVSRLVDRMVARGLISKWPDPQDGRGAIVRATDTGLAAFRRVATTHGRSIAERMSVLTDAELAQLQALTSKLRGADAPGGATTP from the coding sequence ATGACCGACCGCCGCCTCGCCATCGCCGCGTGGGAGAGCCTGTTCCGCGCGCAGCACGAGGTGCTCCACGAGATCAGCGGCGACTTCTGCGAGGACGATCTGACGCAGGCCGAGTACGACGTCCTGTTGACGGTGACGCGGGGCGACGACCACGCCGCGCGCCTGCGCGACGTGACCGCCAACATGCTCATCAGCCAGCCGAGCGTCTCGCGGCTCGTCGACCGAATGGTCGCACGGGGTCTCATCAGCAAGTGGCCCGACCCGCAGGACGGCCGAGGCGCGATCGTCCGCGCGACCGACACCGGGCTCGCCGCCTTCCGCCGGGTCGCCACGACCCACGGTCGCTCGATCGCAGAACGCATGTCGGTGCTCACCGACGCGGAGCTCGCACAGCTGCAGGCCCTGACGAGCAAGCTCCGCGGCGCGGACGCCCCCGGCGGCGCGACAACCCCGTAA
- a CDS encoding alpha-amylase family protein: MTALSTPNADRTTALEAAEAAGRVDEAFLARFDAQFPRLHALFTQLYGDRPDGSEQLAATVAAASASWNARPLDLKVRDGQRTADPEWFQSERMLGGVCYVDRYAGNLAGIRDQIPYFRELGLTYLHLMPLFDAPDGDNDGGYAVSSYRRVNPSLGTMAQLAELAAELRLAGISLVLDFIFNHTSSEHEWAQKAVAGDAEYEDFYLIFPDRQMPDAYEQTTREIFPDDHPGSFVQLADGRWIWSTFYHYQWDLNYANPAVFRAMAGEMLFLANQGVEVLRMDAVAFIWKRLGTACESLPEAHLLLQAFNAVLAMAAPGMIFKSEAIVHPDEVVSYISPDECELSYNPLQMALTWEALATRDGRMLQQALDRRHALPAGTAWVNYVRSHDDIGWTFADEDAAELGIDGYRHRQFLNRFYTGRHEGSFARGVAFQENPATGDARVAGTTASLAGVEAQDAGGEDRVVLAHALALSTGGVPLLYLGDEVAQLNDYSYADDPVRRGDSRWVHRGNRPRDRYAQRDDPSTPAGRVYRRMTKLISVRQSTPEFAGNELIPFHTPHPSVVGYQRPGAASRVLVLANVGDTEVSIDPLTLSGFERAAFDLVHTNDVDLDDGLALPPHGFVWLRVTPV, encoded by the coding sequence ATGACCGCGCTGTCGACGCCGAATGCCGATCGCACCACCGCGCTGGAGGCCGCCGAGGCGGCCGGTCGGGTCGACGAGGCGTTCCTCGCCCGCTTCGACGCGCAGTTCCCGCGCCTGCACGCGCTGTTCACGCAGTTGTACGGCGACCGTCCCGACGGCAGCGAGCAGCTCGCCGCGACGGTGGCCGCGGCATCCGCCTCGTGGAACGCGCGGCCCCTCGACCTCAAGGTCCGCGACGGTCAGCGCACCGCCGACCCGGAATGGTTCCAGTCCGAGCGGATGCTGGGCGGTGTCTGCTACGTCGACCGGTACGCCGGAAACCTCGCCGGCATCCGCGATCAGATCCCGTACTTCCGCGAGCTGGGGCTCACCTATCTGCACCTGATGCCGCTGTTCGACGCTCCCGACGGGGACAACGACGGCGGTTACGCGGTGTCGAGCTACCGGCGGGTCAATCCGAGCCTCGGGACCATGGCGCAGCTCGCGGAGCTCGCCGCTGAGCTGCGACTCGCGGGCATCTCGCTGGTGCTCGACTTCATCTTCAACCACACCAGCAGCGAGCACGAGTGGGCGCAGAAGGCGGTCGCGGGAGATGCGGAGTACGAGGACTTCTACCTGATCTTCCCCGATCGGCAGATGCCCGACGCCTACGAGCAGACGACGCGCGAGATCTTCCCCGACGACCACCCCGGCTCGTTCGTGCAGCTCGCGGACGGGCGCTGGATCTGGTCGACGTTCTACCACTACCAATGGGACCTCAACTACGCGAACCCCGCGGTGTTCCGCGCCATGGCCGGCGAGATGCTGTTCCTGGCGAACCAGGGCGTCGAGGTGCTGCGGATGGATGCCGTCGCCTTCATCTGGAAGCGCCTGGGCACCGCGTGCGAGTCGCTGCCGGAGGCGCACCTGCTGCTGCAGGCATTCAACGCGGTGCTCGCGATGGCCGCGCCGGGGATGATCTTCAAGTCGGAGGCGATCGTCCACCCCGATGAGGTCGTGAGCTACATCTCGCCCGACGAGTGCGAGCTGTCGTACAACCCGCTGCAGATGGCGCTGACGTGGGAGGCGCTCGCGACGCGCGACGGGCGGATGCTGCAGCAGGCGCTCGACCGCCGGCATGCGTTGCCGGCGGGCACGGCGTGGGTGAACTACGTCCGCAGCCACGACGACATCGGGTGGACGTTCGCCGACGAGGATGCCGCCGAGCTCGGCATCGACGGCTACCGGCACCGGCAGTTCCTGAACCGCTTCTACACCGGCCGTCACGAGGGCTCCTTCGCGCGCGGAGTCGCGTTCCAGGAGAACCCCGCGACCGGCGACGCGCGGGTCGCGGGGACCACGGCGTCGCTGGCGGGCGTCGAGGCGCAGGATGCCGGCGGCGAGGACCGCGTCGTGCTCGCTCACGCCCTGGCACTGTCGACCGGAGGGGTGCCGCTGCTGTACCTGGGCGATGAGGTCGCGCAGCTGAACGACTACTCCTACGCCGACGACCCGGTGCGCCGCGGCGATTCACGCTGGGTGCACCGCGGCAACCGGCCTCGCGACCGGTACGCGCAGCGCGACGATCCGTCGACTCCGGCCGGGCGGGTGTACCGGCGGATGACGAAGCTCATCTCGGTCAGGCAGTCCACGCCCGAGTTCGCCGGCAACGAGCTCATCCCGTTCCACACCCCGCACCCGTCGGTCGTCGGGTATCAGCGACCGGGCGCCGCCTCGCGGGTCCTCGTTCTCGCGAACGTCGGCGACACCGAGGTGTCGATCGACCCGCTGACCCTGTCGGGCTTCGAGCGCGCCGCGTTCGACCTCGTCCACACGAACGACGTGGACCTCGACGACGGCCTCGCCCTCCCGCCGCACGGGTTCGTGTGGCTGCGGGTCACACCGGTCTGA
- a CDS encoding DUF2804 domain-containing protein → MTDPSAAPSPRPAGTQPAALHETELTAPVSLTLPSGRLNPASIGFARSPLVDTSGIGGRHGWGRNKRWEYWNVMTPAHIVALTVSSLDYAAVHEVWIFDRATAQTWGRTATVIPVRDVALPGTLAGGIAIARAKDLAVTVTPADGGQVWRLHAEIPGAAFDITVARPADHDCLAVVVPWSPRLFQYTVKDVALPASGTLTLDGIRHEVPAGSWAVLDHGRGRWPYDIAWNWGAGSGVLADGRTIGIQVGGRWTDGTGATENGVVVAGVLHKISEPVQWTYDLGDPLRPWQVAGGGLDATFTPFYDKRSAMNLGVVASRTDQCFGAWAGTFRTDAGVIAFNGIEGFAEDVHNRW, encoded by the coding sequence ATGACCGACCCCTCCGCCGCGCCCAGTCCGCGGCCGGCGGGCACGCAGCCCGCCGCACTGCACGAGACCGAGCTGACCGCTCCGGTCTCGCTCACCCTGCCCAGCGGTCGGCTCAACCCGGCATCCATCGGCTTCGCGCGCTCGCCGCTGGTCGACACGTCGGGCATCGGGGGACGGCACGGCTGGGGGCGCAACAAGCGCTGGGAGTACTGGAACGTCATGACGCCCGCGCACATCGTGGCGCTGACGGTGTCGTCGCTGGATTATGCCGCAGTGCACGAGGTGTGGATCTTCGACCGGGCGACCGCGCAGACGTGGGGGCGCACCGCGACGGTGATCCCGGTGCGCGACGTGGCGCTTCCCGGCACCCTGGCCGGCGGCATCGCGATAGCCCGCGCGAAGGACCTCGCCGTGACCGTCACCCCCGCCGACGGCGGGCAGGTGTGGCGCCTGCACGCGGAGATCCCCGGGGCGGCGTTCGACATCACCGTGGCCCGTCCCGCCGACCACGACTGCCTCGCGGTGGTCGTGCCGTGGTCGCCGCGGCTGTTCCAGTACACCGTGAAGGACGTCGCGCTGCCGGCATCCGGCACTCTCACGCTGGACGGTATCCGCCACGAGGTCCCCGCCGGATCGTGGGCGGTGCTGGACCACGGGCGCGGACGCTGGCCGTACGACATCGCGTGGAACTGGGGCGCCGGATCGGGCGTGCTCGCCGACGGCCGGACGATCGGGATCCAGGTCGGCGGGCGCTGGACCGACGGCACCGGCGCCACCGAGAACGGGGTCGTCGTCGCCGGAGTGCTGCACAAGATCTCGGAGCCCGTGCAATGGACGTACGACCTCGGCGATCCGCTGCGCCCCTGGCAGGTCGCCGGTGGGGGTCTCGACGCCACCTTCACGCCGTTCTACGACAAGCGTTCGGCGATGAACCTGGGCGTCGTCGCGTCGCGCACCGACCAGTGCTTCGGCGCGTGGGCGGGCACGTTCCGGACGGATGCCGGGGTCATCGCGTTCAACGGCATCGAGGGTTTCGCCGAGGACGTCCACAACCGGTGGTGA